Proteins encoded in a region of the Quercus lobata isolate SW786 chromosome 8, ValleyOak3.0 Primary Assembly, whole genome shotgun sequence genome:
- the LOC115956179 gene encoding receptor-like protein EIX1 produces the protein MSSNFIFREAYDDYEGGFLVENYFKPSPLFGHYSPHPPNFCTAHSHFEVRCIENEQHALLNFKHDLLDPSNRLASWVSDVDCCDWVGVVCHNITGHVLQLHLRSFFPVRDEFSTDDTQYGAQLQTYERSVFSGKINPSLLDLKHLIYLDLSYNDFGGIQIPKFLGSIGSLGYLNLSHTGFVGLIPHQLGNLSNLHYLDLGYNDLYVKNLQWLSGLPLLQHLDLSSANLSQASDWLQEINKLPSLSELRLSNCELSSFTPPSIPSSINFSSLTTLHLSSNSFENTSILFWVFGLHNLVSLNLSWNQFHSPIPVHLQNLTSLRYLDLSWNNLNSSIPNWLYSFSHLEFLNLGYNYLQGTISSAIGNLTSVISIDLLGNELEGRVPRSLGNLCNLKEIRLSEMNGVKRYLKSLKVYQYVFQID, from the exons ttttatttttagagaagcATATGATGATTATGAAGGAGGGTTCCTTGTTGAGAATTACTTTAAGCCTTCTCCTTTGTTTGGTCACTATTCACCTCATCCTCCTAACTTCTGCACTGCCCACTCCCACTTTGAGGTTCGTTGCATTGAAAACGAGCAACACGCCCTTCTCAACTTCAAGCATGACCTTCTAGATCCTTCAAACCGGCTTGCCTCTTGGGTATCTGACGTGGATTGTTGTGACTGGGTCGGTGTTGTCTGCCACAACATCACCGGTCATGTCCTCCAACTCCATCTCAGAAGCTTTTTTCCTGTGAGAGACGAGTTTTCAACTGATGATACCCAATATGGAGCTCAATTGCAAACTTATGAAAGGTCAGTGTTCAGCGGTAAGATAAATCCTTCTCTGCTTGATTTGAAGCATTTGATTTACTTGGACCTCAGTTACAATGATTTTGGTGGTATTCAAATTCCCAAATTTCTCGGTTCAATTGGGAGCTTAGGATATCTTAATCTCTCACATACGGGATTTGTGGGATTGATTCCTCATCAACTTGGGAATCTCTCTAATTTGCACTATCTCGATCTTGGATATAATGATTTATATGTCAAGAACCTTCAATGGCTCTCTGGTCTTCCTTTACTACAACACCTTGATTTGAGTTCTGCTAACCTTAGCCAAGCCTCTGATTGGCTACAGGAGATAAACAAACTCCCTTCCTTGTCAGAGTTGCGATTGTCAAATTGTGAACTTTCTAGTTTCACCCCACCATCGATACCCAGTAGTATTAACTTCTCATCTCTCACCACCCTTCATCTTTCATCCAACAGTTTTGAAAATACTTCGATTCTGTTTTGGGTCTTTGGTCTTCATAATCTGGTTTCTCTTAATCTTTCTTGGAATCAGTTTCACAGTCCAATCCCTGTTCATCTCCAGAACTTGACTTCACTTAG GTACCTCGATCTATCTTGGAACAATCTCAACTCTTCAATTCCCAATTGGCTCTACAGTTTTAGTCATCTTGAGTTCCTCAACCTCGGCTACAATTATTTGCAGGGTACAATCTCTAGTGCCATTGGAAACTTAACATCTGTCATTAGCATAGACTTGTTAGGTAATGAACTTGAAGGAAGGGTACCAAGATCTTTGGGTAATCTCTGCAACTTAAAGGAAATTAGATTGTCAGAAATGAATGGAGTCAAAAGATATCTGAAATCTTTGAAAGTCTATCAGTATGTGTTTCAAATAGACTAG
- the LOC115956178 gene encoding receptor-like protein EIX2 — MSYLNLGKNFLSGEIIGCWMKWQNLNALNLGKNHLSSSIPRSIGSLIYLRSLHLYNNKFSGKLPSSLKNCKHLVTIDIGKNEFFGSIPSWMGHRFSSLMVLSLHSNRFYGYIPEKLCYLTSLQILDLSNNKLFGSIPRCVNNFSAMATNNNSNGPLLLYGRSIGYVDSMVLESALVVIKGKVLEYSTTLQLVKSIDLSKNNLSGEIPKEVTSLQGLQSLNLSFNILRGRIPDNIGVMGSLEFIDFSVNQLSGQIPQSMSNLTFLSQLNLSNNNLSGKIPLSTQLQSLSASCFIGNRLCGAPLIENCSISDVKPIVENKRSKDFGGPEVDWFYVSMALGFVVGFWVVLGPLLLNKQVRIMYVQFLNHLGFKLWGFVAQAWLRCK, encoded by the coding sequence ATGTCATATCTCAATCTGGGTAAAAACTTTTTATCAGGGGAAATAATTGGTTGTTGGATGAAGTGGCAAAATTTGAATGCGTTAAATTTGGGAAAGAACCATTTGTCCAGTTCTATTCCAAGATCCATTGGATCTTTGATTTATCTTCGATCTTTGCATTTATACAACAACAAATTCTCTGGAAAATTACCATCCTCATTGAAAAATTGTAAACACTTGGTTACTATTGATATTGGCAAAAACGAGTTTTTTGGGAGCATACCTTCATGGATGGGACATAGATTTTCAAGCTTGATGGTTCTCAGCCTTCACTCAAATAGATTCTATGGTTACATCCCAGAAAAACTTTGCTATCTAACTTCACTCCAAATCTTGGACCTCTCAAATAATAAGCTATTTGGAAGCATACCTAGATGTGTTAACAATTTCAGTGCCATGGCCACAAATAACAATTCAAATGGTCCCCTTCTTTTATATGGCCGGTCAATTGGATATGTTGATTCTATGGTTTTAGAAAGTGCATTGGTTGTGATTAAGGGGAAAGTTCTTGAGTATTCCACCACACTTCAACTTGTAAAAAGTATAGACCTTTCCAAAAACAATCTATCAGGCGAGATCCCTAAAGAAGTGACTAGTCTTCAAGGATTACAATCATTAAATTTGTCATTTAATATCTTGAGAGGAAGGATTCCTGACAATATAGGTGTTATGGGATCATTGGAATTTATAGATTTCTCTGTAAATCAACTTTCAGGTCAAATTCCTCAAAGTATGTCAAATTTGACATTTCTAAGTCAGTTGAACTTGTCAAACAACAATTTAAGTGGGAAAATCCCATTAAGCACTCAACTACAAAGCCTCAGTGCCTCCTGCTTTATTGGAAACAGACTTTGTGGAGCTCCTCTAATTGAGAATTGTTCTATAAGTGATGTAAAACCCATTGTTGAAAACAAAAGGAGCAAGGATTTTGGTGGACCTGAAGTGGATTGGTTTTACGTTAGTATGGCACTTGGATTTGTGGTTGGGTTTTGGGTTGTATTGGGCCCTTTACTATTGAACAAGCAAGTGAGAATCATGTACGTTCAATTCCTAAATCACCTAGGGTTCAAACTCTGGGGATTTGTGGCACAAGCTTGGCTGCGTTGTAAGTAA
- the LOC115957779 gene encoding probable serine/threonine-protein kinase WNK11 — MMPSVNPDPSDKDSEPFVEIDPTGRYGRYNELLGSGAVKKVYRAFDQEEGIEVAWNQVKLRNFTNDPYMIDRLYSEVRLLRTLTNNNIIALYNVWRDEENNTLNFITEVCTSGNLREYRKKHRHVSMKALKKWSKQILKGLDYLHTHEPCVIHRDLNCSNVFVNGNIGQVKIGDLGLAAIVGKSHSAHSVLGTPEFMAPELYEEDYTEMVDIYSFGMCMIEMVTLEIPYSECDNVAKIYKKVSTGMRPEALSKVKDLEVRAFIEKCLAQPRARPSASELLNDPFFDEIDDDENDEFIFS; from the exons ATG ATGCCTAGTGTGAATCCTGATCCATCTGATAAAGATTCCGAGCCATTTGTCGAAATTGATCCAACAGGCCGGTACGGCCGCTACAACGAGCTACTTGGCAGTGGTGCAGTGAAAAAAGTGTACCGTGCATTTGATCAAGAAGAAGGAATAGAAGTAGCATGGAACCAGGTCAAACTACGAAACTTCACTAATGATCCCTACATGATTGATAGGCTTTACTCCGAGGTCAGGCTGCTGAGAACCTTAACAAACAATAACATCATTGCCTTGTACAATGTGTGGAGGGACGAGGAAAACAACACCTTGAATTTTATCACCGAGGTGTGTACTAGTGGGAACTTGAGAGAGTATAGGAAGAAACATAGGCACGTTTCAATGAAAGCTTTGAAGAAATGGTCAAAGCAGATTTTGAAAGGGTTGGACTACTTGCATACACATGAGCCTTGTGTCATTCATAGAGATCTCAATTGTAGCAATGTTTTTGTCAATGGGAACATTGGTCAG GTAAAGATTGGTGATTTGGGTTTGGCAGCGATAGTGGGGAAGAGTCATTCAGCACACTCAGTATTAGGGACACCGGAATTCATGGCACCGGAGCTTTACGAGGAGGATTACACGGAAATGGTGGATATATACTCGTTTGGGATGTGCATGATTGAGATGGTGACTTTGGAAATTCCCTATAGTGAGTGTGACAATGTTGCCAAAATATACAAGAAGGTGTCAACTGGGATGAGGCCTGAGGCCTTGAGCAAGGTTAAGGATTTGGAGGTGAGGGCGTTCATAGAGAAGTGCCTTGCTCAACCAAGGGCAAGACCTTCTGCATCTGAGCTTCTCAATGACCCGTTCTTTGATGAAATTGATGATGAcgaaaatgatgaatttattttttcatga